A region from the Arachis ipaensis cultivar K30076 chromosome B01, Araip1.1, whole genome shotgun sequence genome encodes:
- the LOC107629393 gene encoding bax inhibitor 1 (The sequence of the model RefSeq protein was modified relative to this genomic sequence to represent the inferred CDS: added 6 bases not found in genome assembly) has product MESFTSFFDSSRTRWSYDALKNFHQISPVVQNHLKQVYFTLCCAVVASAVGAYLHVLWNIGGLLTALASIGSYVWLMSTPPFEEQKRVTLLMVSALFQGAYIGPLIDLAIQVEPSLIFTAFVGTSLAFACFSAAALVAKRREYLYLGGMLSSGLSVLMWLHFASAIFGGSIALFKFELYFGLLVFVGYVIVDTQEIIERAHFGDLDYVKHAMTLFTDLAAIFVRILVIMLKNSVEKNEKKNKRKE; this is encoded by the exons atggagtCTTTTACTTCGTTCTTCGATTCTTCCCGAACCCGCTGGAGCTACGATGCTCTCAAGAACTTCCATCAGATCTCTCCCGTAGTTCAGAATCATCTCAAGCAG GTTTATTTTACGCTATGTTGCGCTGTGGTTGCTTCAGCTGTTGGTGCTTACCTTCATGTGCTGTGGAATATTGGAGGTTTACTCACTGCTTTGGCTTCCATTGGAAGCTATGTGTGGTTGATGTCCACACCTCCTTTTGAAGAG CAAAAGAGGGTTACTTTGTTGATGGTTTCGGCCCTGTTTCAAGGTGCCTACATTGGACCTCTTATTGATCTGGCTATTCAAGTTGAACCAAG CCTTATCTTTACTGCGTTTGTGGGAACTTCCTTGGCCTTTGCATGTTTCTCAGCGGCAGCTTTGGTTGCAAAGCGAAGGGAGTACCTCTACCTTGGCGGCATGCTTTCTTCTGGGTTGTCTGTTCTTATGTGGCTGCACTTCGCTTCCGCCATCTTTGGTGGTTCGATAGCACTTTTTAAGTTTGAG TTGTATTTTGGACTCTTGGTATTTGTGGGTTACGTGATCGTGGATACCCAAGAAATAATTGAGAGGGCACACTTTGGTGATCTAGATTATGTGAAGCATGCCATGACTCTGTTTACTGATTTGGCTGCAATCTTTGTGCGGATTCTTGTTATAATG TTGAAGAATTCGGttgagaaaaatgagaaaaagaataaGAGGAAA